In Mycolicibacterium mucogenicum DSM 44124, the following are encoded in one genomic region:
- a CDS encoding SLC13 family permease, which produces MTHQMWIVVGILAGAIGLFVWGRPRADIVGVLVVVALMSTGVLTPAEALAGFGSPVVILLAGIFIVSAGLVNTGITQRLGEFVVKVGGRSEARLVALIMVLSAGIGSVMNSSAIVSMLIPVVLTVTAATGLNRKRMLMPLCVAVMISGMMTSIASSPNIIIEGILSQRGITPTLGFFGFTPFGVVTLAVSVVFMLVIGRNLLSRNRTGAADAQEPSTFDVIASYGLRPRWHLLHVSADSPLVGQSVAAQRQSLRDRYGLDLLGFEKHAHGPAQYLSARPETVFEAGDLVFTLVDEQQTAAVAADLRCQVTGPRAEDERREVLQNVGVAEVMLAPESKSIGMTLGDLDLAAAHNVTVLAVRHRGQNITEDLPGRTLDFGDAMLVGGNWDDIERLSDARQNFILLNLPAEYEQRLVAPGRARVAVAILIAMVTCMAFGWLPSADAALLGALAMVGAGCVRVDSIYRLISWSTLVLIAGMLPLATALAKTGTTTLIARHLVDTLGDLGPTGMLAVVFLVTAVVALFISNSATAVLIAPVAIEAAQALHVSPQGFAMTVAIACSAAFVTPVSSPTNMLVMEPGGYRFSDYAKVGVPLLALTMVITVVMARLIYLPG; this is translated from the coding sequence GTGACTCACCAGATGTGGATCGTCGTCGGCATCCTGGCCGGCGCCATCGGCCTGTTCGTATGGGGACGTCCGCGCGCCGACATCGTCGGGGTGCTCGTCGTCGTCGCATTGATGAGTACGGGAGTGCTGACCCCGGCCGAGGCGCTGGCCGGCTTCGGCTCGCCGGTGGTGATTCTGTTGGCCGGCATATTCATCGTCAGCGCGGGCCTGGTCAACACCGGGATCACGCAGCGGCTCGGTGAGTTCGTCGTCAAGGTCGGTGGCCGCAGCGAAGCTCGGCTCGTCGCGTTGATCATGGTCCTGTCGGCCGGTATCGGGTCGGTCATGAACTCGTCGGCGATCGTCTCGATGCTCATCCCCGTGGTGCTCACCGTCACGGCCGCAACAGGTTTGAACCGCAAGCGCATGCTGATGCCGCTGTGTGTGGCCGTCATGATCAGCGGCATGATGACGTCGATCGCATCGTCGCCGAACATCATCATCGAGGGCATCCTCAGTCAGCGCGGCATCACGCCGACGCTCGGCTTCTTCGGCTTCACCCCGTTCGGTGTCGTCACGCTCGCGGTGAGCGTCGTGTTCATGCTCGTGATCGGGCGTAACCTCTTGAGCCGCAACCGGACCGGTGCGGCCGATGCGCAGGAACCCTCCACCTTCGACGTCATCGCGTCGTACGGGCTGCGGCCCCGTTGGCACCTGCTGCACGTATCCGCGGATTCGCCACTGGTCGGGCAATCGGTTGCGGCGCAACGACAATCGCTGCGCGACCGCTACGGCCTCGATCTTCTCGGCTTCGAGAAGCACGCCCACGGCCCGGCCCAGTACCTGTCGGCGCGGCCGGAAACCGTGTTCGAGGCCGGCGATCTGGTCTTCACGCTGGTCGATGAACAGCAGACCGCTGCGGTGGCGGCCGACCTGCGCTGTCAGGTGACGGGTCCGCGCGCCGAAGACGAGCGCCGCGAAGTGCTGCAGAACGTCGGGGTGGCCGAGGTGATGCTCGCGCCCGAGTCGAAGTCGATCGGCATGACGCTCGGCGACCTCGATCTGGCCGCCGCCCACAACGTGACCGTCCTGGCCGTCCGGCACCGCGGGCAGAACATCACCGAGGACCTGCCCGGCCGCACCCTCGACTTCGGTGACGCGATGCTGGTGGGCGGCAACTGGGACGACATCGAGCGGCTCAGCGATGCGCGCCAGAACTTCATCCTGTTGAACCTGCCCGCTGAATACGAGCAGCGGTTGGTCGCGCCGGGCCGGGCACGCGTCGCCGTGGCCATCCTCATCGCGATGGTCACGTGCATGGCGTTCGGCTGGCTGCCCAGTGCTGACGCGGCGCTGCTCGGAGCCCTGGCCATGGTCGGGGCGGGCTGTGTCCGCGTCGACAGCATCTACCGGTTGATCAGCTGGAGCACGCTGGTCCTGATCGCCGGGATGTTGCCGTTGGCCACGGCGCTGGCCAAAACCGGGACGACGACGCTGATCGCCCGTCACCTGGTCGACACGCTGGGCGACCTCGGTCCGACCGGCATGCTCGCGGTGGTGTTCCTGGTGACGGCGGTGGTCGCGCTGTTCATCTCGAACTCCGCGACCGCCGTGCTCATCGCGCCCGTGGCCATCGAAGCGGCGCAGGCGTTGCACGTCTCGCCGCAGGGATTCGCGATGACGGTCGCGATCGCCTGTTCCGCCGCGTTCGTGACGCCGGTGTCGTCGCCGACCAACATGCTGGTGATGGAGCCCGGCGGCTACCGGTTCTCGGACTACGCGAAAGTCGGCGTGCCCCTGCTGGCGCTGACGATGGTGATCACGGTGGTGATGGCCCGGCTGATCTACCTGCCGGGTTAG
- a CDS encoding ParA family protein: MAHVIATINLKGGVGKTTTTVGLAEFLSAEFGKKVLIIDLDPQTNATTVLIGEDRWRILNDARNTLVSLFTDALRNDGEPPQFNLEATLQRRVSPVSEVRSVDLLPSSLDLIDVQDRLASMSSGRFYSNNPTDLLRRAVKPILDDYDYVLVDCPPNLGIVTLNGLRISDGYIIPTIPDVLSTYGIPQIQSRVKAFADNLGETIHELGIVITKYRAASTVHNTTAKRLEDDENLPVVFNTWVPEGNAIAASAEYSPTSTLRQKYAYQGGYEVFRALAKEFIAAVEEIA; encoded by the coding sequence ATGGCCCACGTAATCGCGACCATTAATCTCAAGGGGGGCGTAGGCAAGACGACAACCACCGTCGGTCTTGCTGAGTTTCTTTCTGCCGAATTCGGCAAGAAGGTCCTCATTATTGACCTTGACCCTCAAACCAACGCCACAACCGTTCTGATCGGCGAAGACCGCTGGCGGATACTCAATGATGCACGCAACACTTTGGTTTCGCTCTTTACCGATGCCCTCCGGAACGACGGGGAGCCCCCGCAGTTCAACCTCGAAGCAACATTGCAGCGACGGGTGAGTCCGGTATCCGAGGTGCGTTCAGTAGACCTGCTTCCGTCATCGCTTGACTTGATAGACGTACAGGATCGTCTGGCGTCAATGTCGTCCGGACGATTTTACTCCAACAACCCGACAGACCTGTTGCGGCGAGCAGTCAAACCAATTCTGGACGACTACGACTACGTGCTCGTGGATTGTCCGCCTAATCTTGGCATCGTGACTCTCAATGGGTTGCGGATTAGCGACGGATACATCATTCCAACGATCCCGGATGTACTTAGTACGTACGGCATTCCCCAGATTCAATCCCGAGTAAAAGCTTTCGCGGACAACCTCGGGGAGACGATCCACGAGCTAGGCATCGTCATCACCAAATACCGGGCCGCCTCGACCGTCCACAACACGACAGCGAAGCGCCTTGAAGACGACGAGAACCTTCCAGTTGTATTTAACACTTGGGTTCCGGAAGGAAATGCCATCGCAGCCTCAGCAGAGTACTCCCCAACCTCGACCCTTCGCCAAAAGTACGCCTACCAAGGCGGGTACGAGGTCTTCCGCGCGTTGGCCAAAGAGTTCATCGCTGCCGTCGAGGAGATCGCATGA